The Vigna unguiculata cultivar IT97K-499-35 chromosome 6, ASM411807v1, whole genome shotgun sequence genome contains a region encoding:
- the LOC114187074 gene encoding uncharacterized protein LOC114187074 has protein sequence MTQTMSGPNDWLQFYNQNPAPSIPDFTVTTTSTAATVPTTSDFPNTSPSTSTHLGPEGRVGKPTRRRSRASRRTPTTLLNTDTTNFRAMVQQFTGGPNAPFAPSPSAAPQVLPNLLGFGFPSRPIPSLSPTPLVMSSSPPLSYHHLQQGQHHQQQQNMFQQQNQHYNLYSDGGSQGEDHNSNSNMFFQRLSNNPVSPPASNVIVSNNNRDGVVNLDQGRFFPNTSS, from the coding sequence ATGACCCAAACCATGTCTGGCCCAAATGATTGGCTTCAATTCTACAATCAAAATCCCGCACCATCAATCCCTGACTTCACTGTTACCACCACCAGCACTGCAGCCACCGTCCCTACAACTTCTGACTTCCCAAATACCAGTCCCTCGACTTCAACCCACTTAGGTCCAGAAGGGCGCGTGGGGAAACCTACGCGCCGCCGTTCTCGGGCCTCACGGCGAACTCCGACCACCTTGCTCAATACTGACACCACAAATTTCCGAGCTATGGTTCAACAGTTCACCGGAGGCCCGAATGCACCCTTTGCGCCAAGCCCATCAGCAGCACCTCAGGTCTTGCCGAACCTCTTGGGCTTTGGGTTCCCCTCACGCCCTATCCCTTCTCTAAGCCCAACACCCCTTGTCATGTCATCATCACCACCTCTAAGCTACCACCATCTTCAACAAGGTcaacatcatcaacaacaacaaaacatgttTCAGCAGCAAAACCAACACTACAATCTGTACAGTGATGGTGGCTCTCAAGGTGAAGACCACAACAGCAACAGCAACATGTTTTTCCAGAGACTAAGTAACAACCCAGTGAGTCCTCCAGCAAGCAATGTTATTGTTAGCAATAACAATCGTGACGGGGTGGTGAATTTGGATCAGGGGCGCTTCTTCCCAAACACTTCTTCTTGA
- the LOC114188288 gene encoding uncharacterized protein LOC114188288 → MQQEMNRQLEELRRKNEEEINALREENQRLRRQLEQNSQQREESHSNGEGEGDTGQDEFRVQTTTNQTGARPRTARRHLFMDGIMEVELPARWKGLTMSQYDGTTDPEEHVDVFTTQAGLYTSDDAILCRVFLTSLKGPTLKWFTRLPPNSIDCFDMLVTRFGIQFATSKPHHLTSLALVNIRQEKGESLREFMERFGKISLNISNLNPEVAMHHLVTALKPGPFVDSLCKKPMSNLNELQTRATKFMQMEELKEFRSTTQLDTREKKYIDRERVLVPRPDSRFKDSRQPKYNRYTPLVSNRARILEEALNADLIATPQRVPTPPNADTTKDCLYHQNYGHTTEDCFTLKDKIEELIQAGQLRRFVKREEGGFSSKEEREGRYEEQPRRTSGY, encoded by the coding sequence ATGCAACAAGAGATGAACCGCCAGTTGGAGGAATTGAGACGCAAGAACGAAGAAGAGATAAATGCCCTGAGAGAGGAGAACCAGCGGTTGCGAAGGCAACTTGAGCAAAATTCCCAACAAAGGGAAGAATCTCACAGTAATGGAGAAGGAGAGGGCGACACAGGACAAGATGAATTCAGGGTACAAACCACCACCAACCAAACAGGCGCGAGACCCAGAACAGCCAGACGCCACCTCTTCATGGACGGGATCATGGAGGTAGAACTTCCTGCACGCTGGAAGGGATTGACTATGAGCCAGTACGATGGCACTACTGATCCAGAGGAGCACGTGGACGTATTCACCACCCAAGCAGGATTGTACACTTCAGATGACGCAATTCTTTGTCGTGTGTTTCTAACGTCCCTGAAGGGTCCTACACTCAAATGGTTCACACGATTACCACCTAACTCTATTGATTGTTTCGATATGTTGGTCACCCGTTTCGGCATTCAGTTCGCCACCAGTAAGCCACACCATCTCACTTCTCTGGCGTTAGTAAATATACGACAGGAGAAGGGAGAATCTCTACGAGAGTTTATGGAGCGCTTCGGGAAGATATCATTGAATATCTCTAATCTAAATCCTGAGGTCGCCATGCACCACCTTGTAACAGCGTTAAAGCCTGGCCCGTTCGTTGACAGTCTGTGCAAGAAGCCCATGAGCAATTTGAACGAGCTTCAAACCAGGGCAACTAAATTTATGCAGATGGAAGAATTAAAGGAGTTTCGCAGTACGACCCAATTAGACACTCGGGAAAAGAAGTACATTGACAGAGAAAGGGTGTTAGTGCCGCGACCTGACAGTAGGTTCAAGGACTCTAGACAACCAAAGTACAACAGGTACACACCCCTCGTGTCTAACAGAGCCAGAATTTTGGAGGAGGCCTTGAATGCCGACCTAATAGCAACCCCTCAAAGGGTCCCAACTCCCCCAAACGCAGATACCACTAAGGATTGTCTGTATCATCAGAATTATGGGCACACGACGGAAGATTGTTTTACCCTGAAAGATAAAATCGAAGAGCTTATACAAGCAGGGCAATTGAGAAGATTTGTCAAACGGGAGGAAGGGGGATTCTCTTCCAAAGAAGAGCGAGAAGGTAGATATGAGGAGCAACCACGAAGAACGTCAGGGTACTAG